In Terriglobus aquaticus, the genomic window TCCGAGTTCGCATAAAGGATGATGTCCTGCGTGATGGTCGAGTTCTGCCAATGCCGCGTCACGCGAACCACGGACCGCAGCGGTCCTGACTCGGTCATGCTCACCTGGTCGACCGTGTGCAACAGTGTCGGCGCTACATCAAACGTTCCGGGATCGACGTTCCAGGCGTCGTAATCCTTTGGCGTGTCTTTGAAGGCCTGCAGTTCGTTGCCGCATCCACCCTGCGCGATCGCGTCGTAGCCAGATTGCTTGTCGACCATCGACGTGATGCAGCCCGTCTGCGGGTCGACCACCACACGCAAGCGCGCATTCTCAAGCGTAGTCCCCTTGCTCACAAGGTCGGACCCAAACTTCGCATGTCCCTGCGTAACTTCCAGCACCTTGTAACCCAGCGACGGCACGGCGCTCACGTCCATCAGCACGGTCGCGCTGTGGGTCGCCGCGTTGCGATCCACAACTTCTGCCGGTACCGGCTTCCCTGCCGCATCCTGCACTGCGATTTCATTCACCTCGCCTGAGGGGAACTGCACCGTCGTTTCCACCAGGCCCGAGCGTTCCGCTGCCAACGGATTCATCACAACCACCGGAACGCCATTCTTCACGCGCGTGTCCATGTGCGAGGTCAGCGTCTTCAGCGATGCCTGGCTGATCTCATTCGTCGACCAGTGCACCTGGTCGTAGTCTTTCTGTGCTTCCCGGTAAATGGTGCCGATTCCGGAGCCTGCCGCCAGGTCATGGAACTGGTTGAACAGCACCAGCTTCCACGCATCGGTAAAGCGCGTCGTCGGATATGAGCTTCCGTTCAGCCAAGCCAGCGACGCATACTTCTCCGCATTCAGAACCCATTCCTCACTGTCGCGCATGTTGCGCTTGTGATCCGCCTGAGAGGTGAACACTCCGCGGTGATACTCCAGGTACAGTTCTGAGTTCCAGGTCGGAACGGTGATCTGCCCAGCCGGCGGTGCGGGCAAAGCTGTATTGCCGCTGGCCAGGGTCTTGTAGTTCCACGTCGGCGATTCCTTTGCGATCTGGTTCTCCACCTTCGTAAAGAACGGCTGTGCCGTACCGAACTCCTCGTGCGCCGCTACCCGTCCCGGCTCCATCCAGTGCAGGCCCTCATCCAACATCGTGCGCGTCGGACCGCCACCGTGGTCGCCAACCCCGTACAGATCCAGCATGGTCGTCGTGCCCGGGTCGCGCGCGACTGCCTGCTGGAAGTCTCGTGCCAATCGCACAGGATTCACATTGTCGTTCGCGTAGTCGTGTGGGAAGTAGGTCAACACCTTGCTGCCGTCCGGCGACTGCCACCAGAACAGCTTCAGCGGCAACTGGTTTGTGTCGTTCCACGTCATCTTCTGGGTTACGAAGTAGTCGATGCCGGAACGCTTGTAGATCTGCGGTAGCTGCCAGTTGTATCCAAAGGAGTCGGGATTCCAGCCGATCCGCGTCGTTCGGCCATACAGCTTCTGAAAGGTCTGCTGCCCAACCAGGATCTGCCGCACCAGCGACTCGCCGTCCGGCATGTTCAGGTCCGGCTCCAGCCACATTCCTCCCACCAGCTCCCAACGGCCCTCCTGGACGCGCTGCTTAATCTGCGCATTCAGCTCGGGATACTTATCCGCCATCCACTGGCTGTACGCCGCCGCAGACTGCGTGTAGGTGTACGTCGGGTATTCGCTCATCAACTGGGCGGCGGTACCAAAGGTACGCTTCACCACATCGACGGTCTCGGTCCACGGCCAGAGCCACGCGGCGTCAATGTGCGAGTTGCCCGTCAGGTGCAGCGTTGCCGTCTGCAGCAGCGGACGCACCGCCTCCAGCGTCGTGTGAGCGCGCTTCAGCGAAGCATCGAACGCCGCCTGGTTGTGCTGGTCCAGCGCAGACACATCAATCTGCTGAATCGCTTTCGATAGCACATCCAGGTTTGCCGGTCCTGCTCCGAGCGCTGGCAGCAGGTGTGAGGCGCTGGCCAGTTCTTGCCGCAGGTCGTCCGGATTCGGGCGATTCGGAGCGAACGTTACCTTCATCTCCACCCGATCAAAGGTCTTCTCGTCCACCGTCGGCAGCAGCTTCACCGCCACTTGGATCTTTTCTCCCGGTTTGGCAGCATGGAAGAGCTGCACCTGCTCCAGGTCGTCGCCCAGCGCAACCCGCCGGCCGTCGAAATACAAGATCTCCGGCATCGGGCCATTCGCCGACGCGCGGAAGCGGAAGCTGACGTCCGCTCCGGTCAGGTCGTACCCGTGCAGGGTCTGCGGGATCTCGATCGTTCGCCGGTACCAGACCGCGCCCT contains:
- a CDS encoding alpha-mannosidase, with translation MAATTFGQAPHDTSGPLTAAQQEKLTRLEQLNTLPDAPWRVHEGDVPHGEAVTLDDSAWPTAKPGSKAGKGAVWYRRTIEIPQTLHGYDLTGADVSFRFRASANGPMPEILYFDGRRVALGDDLEQVQLFHAAKPGEKIQVAVKLLPTVDEKTFDRVEMKVTFAPNRPNPDDLRQELASASHLLPALGAGPANLDVLSKAIQQIDVSALDQHNQAAFDASLKRAHTTLEAVRPLLQTATLHLTGNSHIDAAWLWPWTETVDVVKRTFGTAAQLMSEYPTYTYTQSAAAYSQWMADKYPELNAQIKQRVQEGRWELVGGMWLEPDLNMPDGESLVRQILVGQQTFQKLYGRTTRIGWNPDSFGYNWQLPQIYKRSGIDYFVTQKMTWNDTNQLPLKLFWWQSPDGSKVLTYFPHDYANDNVNPVRLARDFQQAVARDPGTTTMLDLYGVGDHGGGPTRTMLDEGLHWMEPGRVAAHEEFGTAQPFFTKVENQIAKESPTWNYKTLASGNTALPAPPAGQITVPTWNSELYLEYHRGVFTSQADHKRNMRDSEEWVLNAEKYASLAWLNGSSYPTTRFTDAWKLVLFNQFHDLAAGSGIGTIYREAQKDYDQVHWSTNEISQASLKTLTSHMDTRVKNGVPVVVMNPLAAERSGLVETTVQFPSGEVNEIAVQDAAGKPVPAEVVDRNAATHSATVLMDVSAVPSLGYKVLEVTQGHAKFGSDLVSKGTTLENARLRVVVDPQTGCITSMVDKQSGYDAIAQGGCGNELQAFKDTPKDYDAWNVDPGTFDVAPTLLHTVDQVSMTESGPLRSVVRVTRHWQNSTITQDIILYANSDHAVVKNDIDWHETHVLLKAAFPLAATGPAATYEIPYGTIERPTTRNNSFEKAQFEVPAMRWADLGDGKHGFSLINNSKYGYDAVGNQLRLTLLRSPTWPDPDADRERHQFSYALFPHAGTWKEAGSVEHGYEFNYGLRAMQVDRHEGDWKSEHSFVAVDAKNVTVTAVKKAEDGDALIVRMYEWAGERGMVRVMLPSGATGATVANLMERPEGGALNVSGNAVEVPVEPYQIQTVRITYKRP